In a single window of the Jatrophihabitans sp. genome:
- a CDS encoding tail fiber protein, which produces MSDPYIGEIKLISFTYPPRGWAFCNGQLLPINQNQALFSILGTMYGGNGQTNFALPNLQGRMPVHQGVNQGAYNVGQAAGEVAHTLTINEMPAHVHPAVSRSSASNPGVSPAAAIWATAPSAAFAPAPNTPMNPAAVANTGSSQPHENQAPYLVLNYVIALVGIFPSRN; this is translated from the coding sequence ATGAGTGATCCCTACATCGGCGAGATCAAGCTGATCTCGTTCACCTACCCGCCCAGGGGCTGGGCGTTCTGCAACGGCCAACTGCTGCCGATCAACCAGAACCAGGCGCTGTTCTCGATCCTGGGCACCATGTACGGCGGCAACGGCCAGACAAACTTCGCCTTGCCCAACCTGCAGGGCCGGATGCCGGTGCACCAGGGCGTCAACCAGGGCGCCTACAACGTCGGCCAGGCCGCCGGCGAAGTGGCGCACACCCTGACGATCAACGAGATGCCGGCCCACGTGCACCCGGCAGTCTCCCGTTCCTCGGCATCGAACCCCGGTGTCAGCCCGGCCGCCGCGATTTGGGCCACCGCGCCCTCAGCAGCCTTCGCACCCGCCCCGAACACGCCGATGAACCCGGCGGCGGTGGCCAACACCGGGAGCAGCCAGCCGCACGAGAACCAGGCGCCCTATCTGGTGCTGAACTACGTCATCGCCCTAGTGGGCATCTTTCCGAGCCGGAACTAG
- a CDS encoding tail fiber protein — MSDPYIGEIRMFGGNFAPVGWLLCQGQTLPISDYDALFNLIGTTYGGDGQQSFALPNLQSRIPIHVGSGFPLGQTGGAETVTLNRNQLPIHTHQPVAAAVASSQSPNNNFWASYANMNYSPMPPAAAMAPNALSPSGGNQPHENMPPFLAINFIIATEGIYPPPN, encoded by the coding sequence ATGAGTGATCCCTACATCGGCGAGATCCGGATGTTCGGCGGTAATTTCGCGCCGGTCGGCTGGCTGCTCTGCCAAGGCCAGACGCTTCCCATCTCGGACTACGACGCGCTGTTCAACCTGATCGGCACCACCTACGGCGGCGACGGCCAGCAGAGCTTCGCCCTGCCCAACCTGCAGTCCCGGATCCCGATCCACGTGGGCAGCGGTTTCCCGCTGGGCCAGACCGGTGGCGCGGAGACGGTGACCCTGAACCGCAATCAGCTGCCTATCCACACCCACCAGCCCGTCGCCGCCGCAGTCGCCTCCAGCCAGTCGCCGAACAACAACTTCTGGGCCAGTTACGCCAACATGAACTACAGCCCCATGCCACCCGCGGCGGCGATGGCGCCGAACGCGCTGAGCCCGTCCGGCGGCAATCAGCCGCACGAGAACATGCCGCCCTTCCTCGCGATCAATTTCATCATCGCGACCGAGGGCATCTACCCGCCCCCGAACTGA
- a CDS encoding GNAT family N-acetyltransferase → MTITLRPTQTSDAALLLRIFTEAHCADYDRLGLDPGAHASLIQMQFQARQAQYRAYPGAAEYLIYPDGGDEVAFGSCWLSENTEALRVLDIAVLAEHRRKGVARAVLGRVFARATAVGKSVGLSVWHANTPAIALYREFGFVPANVDAAKEPGDLGNGYLELRFSPDATVTAPHAAIKQQADAR, encoded by the coding sequence TTGACCATCACACTGCGGCCTACCCAGACTTCGGACGCGGCGTTGCTCCTGCGAATCTTCACCGAGGCGCACTGCGCGGACTACGACCGCCTGGGCCTTGACCCCGGCGCCCACGCCAGCCTGATCCAGATGCAGTTCCAGGCCCGGCAAGCCCAGTACCGCGCTTATCCCGGCGCGGCTGAGTACCTGATCTACCCCGACGGCGGCGACGAAGTCGCGTTCGGAAGCTGCTGGCTCAGTGAGAACACCGAAGCGCTTCGGGTGCTCGACATCGCCGTGTTGGCCGAGCACCGGCGCAAGGGCGTGGCCCGAGCAGTGCTCGGCCGCGTCTTCGCGCGGGCCACGGCTGTCGGAAAGAGCGTCGGACTCTCGGTCTGGCACGCCAACACCCCGGCCATCGCGCTGTACCGCGAGTTCGGCTTCGTGCCCGCCAACGTCGACGCGGCCAAGGAGCCCGGAGACCTCGGCAATGGCTACCTGGAGCTGAGATTCTCACCCGACGCCACCGTGACTGCCCCGCACGCCGCGATCAAGCAGCAAGCCGACGCGCGATGA